The Theobroma cacao cultivar B97-61/B2 chromosome 1, Criollo_cocoa_genome_V2, whole genome shotgun sequence genome contains the following window.
taagtTTGTTTGGGTTCAAGATATCCAATCATTGTATTTTCTAAAAGGATCTTAAAGTTATattattaatactaatattatgtatataaatattttcaagaagaatattCTTTTAGAATccaataagaaagaaaatcaattattaatgttACATGGTTTGATGTGATAGTAACAATTATTTATCCATAACcccaataaaaaatatagtaaTTGAAAGGATTGTAATATGTTGATGAAGTTTCTTATAATTCATaggtaaataaaatttttaattaatttaaggaactaaaataaaagttatattAAAAGGAaacttcaaataaaaatatataaagatttgaCTTATATTCTTCTTTAAGATGTTTTACATGTTGTATctaaatacataaaaaattgcCACTTAATTGgttatcaaaattatttaccaataaaccctaaaactctaaaaaaatgtgaatctcttcaaaattacttttaatccatattttttactttttatcttaaataacaattatttttataaaacaaaacattaaaattcGGCATTGCATGAAATTCTCAAGGAATCACGTTTCATGTCTCTATTTAACCACGGTAACATTAAagattctttttcctttttgtcgcattattttttattttttggttgcGTTGACTATTTAGTTATTGTTGCCCTGCATAGCTAATTACAAGTTAAATTTACTATTGAAAATGATGCTTTCCACTGTATACTCACATGACATTTTACGAGAAACAAATGACCCAGGTCCGGTGAGATCAAAACAAAGCGTTGTCGGCAATAGAAGCCGGGATCTGGCTTCTTCAGGCCGGGTTGAATTTGATCTGGAAAGGCCAGAGTCGGCCTCTTCCCTCCGGATCTGGCCTCCACAAAGGCTTTTGGTCGTTGAATGACCACTTTCCATTGCTGGTGCTTCCAAGCCGGCGGCTGGGGACGAAAACAAAGAAGGAAAGgagaagataaaaaaaggaagatttttttctttttttgatattttcttaaattatgTGGTTTTTCTTGtacaaatataattttaaagtttaacatacatttaaaattataaatatatatttttgtacaaGTATAGAAAATggtttaaaatgtttaaaattttaatgggATTCgttttttaagtatttatgTCACTAATTTATCTAGttggaattttttaaaaaagaatattttttacaTTAGTAAGAATTAATGGAATATATTAGAATTCTTAACGgaacatttctttttcatccacatataaaaaaaaattgggatAGATGGTGATAAAATTGCACTAAAAAGATAAATAGAGtggtaaatttgaaattccaAATATAATAGAATGGTAAAAATGGACATTGAGACGTGCAGTATTGAATGAGAATTTGGTTGTGGAGGTTTGGCTTTAGATGATGGAAAAAAATGAGAACGAAAATTCATATCTAAAAAGTTGTAAGAAAAGTGAAAGGTGGTACCAGCCTATCTTGGGCTGTTGTGATGGGAAACTTAACATGCACGACAGATTGGTACGAGGCAAAGCTATATGGGAAATGGCAAAAAAAggggggaaaagaaaaggcCGTAGTGTTATTCCGTTCACACTAATAACAAGGATAAGCAGCAGAGGTTGAAGTCCCATAAATCTATTTAGAAATTTGTTGGAGTCAAAAAGGCCTACTCCAACTTTGCTTGGTGCCGGTGGCCTTTAGTTTCCCATAATAGCGTGTGGAGCCCAATGAATTTAGTCCCTTGCAATGCACATATGACATATTCAATCCTTGGAGTAATTCTAATGGAAATGGGAGATACAAGGATAAATCATAAATGCACTTCCCCAACTTCTACTTACTCTTTTTAATAACCCTACCATGCTATTATTTGATCATCAGAATTATTTGTCATCAAAGGCGTGGAAACATGAGATTTCTttcacaataataataatagcaGTAATTGATGGGTGGCGTGACCCTCCCCTCCCTCCAAGAATGTGTAACACAACACTAGGCCTGCCAATTTCCTACACAACAGTTTGTGAAGTGGCCTACCAGATAGGCATGCGAAAGGACACTTGATAAgcaacaaaacaaacaaacaaaaaaaaaaaaaacaacgaAAGAGAACCCTATTTGCATCGAGTATCAACAACATTTGGAATAACTTATATATGGGTAGAGTTGTCACCTACTTCGCCACCTACTTTTATAGATAATATATGCCAACATAATGATAATTGATATTACTTTTTCTGCCAAATAGTGACAAATTACAATAGGAGGACCCCTCATGGACCATTTTGTCCACAACGCATGATaaattgataataatataGCATGCAGTTGTTCACCTGAATCATATCCAGGTTGAACCCACATGGTAATTGGTAAGGAATCCCCTTTCGGGTTTAATTCTGATGCTCCACTCTCCAGAAGGCCGCCAGAGCCATCTAAAGCTGTATCCTGAGTACCCCCAAACTGATTCTATGCCGCACCAACAAGACCCTTGTGCCTCGCGTACGAAATTATTGACGTGAAAGTCGAAGCGCAGAGAATTCCGGCGAACATGACCACCTGAATTCAAAACCACCTTTTCATGACTAAAATTCTCAACACATTTATGCAAAAGTCAATGCcttagaagaaaaagagaacaaaaaatcCCATAGGTCAAATTTTCTTGGCAAATGTAGTAGCTTTCTTCTGGCATATACTGAGGTGATCACACGAGACATACCCATTTAAACATGTATCCATGGCCCTCTTTCCATGTATACGGAATATTCATTCCAAATATTGCAGCAACCAAAGAATATATAGACAAACAAACAGTCCCAGAACTAAGGAGGAGCTCCAGCTGCCACATACAGTGAAAACCCATTAATATGATGCATGCAGATGAAATGCTCTATCTTCAAACCAACATTAGAAAAAACAAGGAGAGTGACAGGCCAGTGAACAAGACCAGAGAAAAGGTTTTGGAGGCTAATTGTGTAGAAGCACCTGAATTAGCTGATTTCGATGATTGTCAAGCTGCAAACAAGAAATGCACTTAGATTATTCAAGCTCAAATACTAGGTCCTGATACTTGAAAGGTGTTAAATTGCCTTGGAGAATTTTGATGACTGAATAAAATTTCCAAGTTCCACTCTGAGAGCAAAATTGTTAAGCAAATGGGACATTCAGATACATCCCTGAACTATCAAAACATCCTCCAGCAATTTTTCCACCTCTGTTTATCTTTGTTTTCAGTACAAAATTCATTATCTGATAACCTGGATATTGATATAATCCTCCGTGTCATCGATATACTCACGCAGCTgatgagaaaaaagaataattatgtAACAATAATcaattgtaaaataaaagCAGAAATTGATGTgaaaagtaaggaacataccGTGGTCAATTTGTTCAGTGTGCTTTCAATTTGCATAAAGTAAGCCTGCAGAATCCAGCAATAAACTTAATCTTTTGGATTATAGAATAAAAACCCATTATAATTAATCACGCTAATAACCTCAAGCAACATTTCAAGCTCCTCAACATCATTGTCCTCTTGAACTGTCACTGCACTTGCCCGACTGGTTCTTGATATCTTTGAGCCTATAGTTGGAGAGGCTAGGTACCAATTAGGAGCACCAGAACCGCTGACAGGTGAAGATGCCCCAGCCAACTTTCTCGACAAATAAAGGTCTGCCATATCATCATCGTCATCTAATAGTTGTTCAAGTTCATCCCTTACCTAAAGTCAGAAGGCTCATAAAGAATAAGTCTGAACTTGAGGGTAGAGATCAGTTAATCTACTggttttttttcatcattaacgCCAAATAATTTTGGCAATATATGCCTACAACGCATTAGCAGTGATATAAGTTGTGAAAACTGAACTTAGGAACTCAGGTTGAAATAGTTAAAACACCAAGATATAAAAGTATTAACAATCCTAGGGATTTTTCATGACTGGATTCTGCAGTACCAATCATATAGTCATGAAAAAAATACGATGCCATTCCATATGCAAGCTactgctttttctttcttttgagcCTTTTCAGTCAATATTAACAGCAAAACCCCCTTCCTGTGATCCTCCCAACGGCTTTTCCATCCCAGGGAGAAATACTTCAAATCATGATCATCATTAAACCTACAATTGCATCTCCCTTCATCTAGTGAAAATTAGTattgttttgaattatttaatgGAAACGTTCTTATTCCAACaagtaattttgtttttttttttttggctttttatCTACTATCATGAAGTAGTTCGTTTAAATTACTGTGGATCCTTAgttaatctttttttaattttatattttgagtACAAGTGGCTCTTTTTAGTATTTCATATCACTGGCAATCTAGATTAACATATGAGGAAATGagaacaattagaaacaatcAAATTTGGTTGACCTTCCAAGGGAAAGGCCAATAGGAAAATCAGATTACGAAGGATCAACTCATAGAACAGAGCAATATGCCCTGAACACCTCCAATTCAATTCCTCTTCAATTGCTTAACGAGCCAATTTTCTCCAATAAATAAGCATGTATTTTGGTGTTCATTTTTTGAAGGGGAAAAATGATATGAATAGGAAACCACGGGGAAAGAACTTATGGCAGCTTTGAACTAAAACAGAGATTCTAGAGAACTAAAGCAGTACTAGTACAAACCAATGTTCAATGTACAGGTTTGCTTACAAGTActttattttccttgaaatcAGCAACACCATGAAATAATTTACCAACCCAAAAATACATAACCTAAAAGAGCATTCAAGATTCATGCATGTTATTGCACATATTATATGTAtccaaattagtcatgtggtCGCTGAAAATCTGTATGCAGCTTAATATATTCTGGCATTTGAGCCAAAAGAAAACTGAgaaagaaatgattttatccactaagagaagaagaaatttcatttatatGCTGGGGTTCTAAAATCCTACAGATAGTACGATACCTTTTGAACCCGATTTGTCAGCCTTGTCATAGCACTTTTCAGTTTACGCACTCGGTCCAAGTTGCGGCTGCTAATCTGCATGTAATTGAACTCGTCTTACAAGCAAAACGAGAAAACAAAATCACCAAAACTCTGTGCTAGTCATAAATATTAAACATCATAGagacaaaagaaatgaaaaattaaaatattgattgtCGTATTTCCCTATTATATATGAACAACTGTTCGAGAACTAAATCTCAGCAAGGACTTCTTCATCATATGCTATAAAgatctttcttcaatattcTGCCCTCTATGTATCTGGttatagaaaaaaagaaaaagacaaaaaatcaaatgcaTTTTACAGTTCTCTGCATCAATAATATTTCATTACTTACTGATGCCAGCATGGAATTCATCAATAACAAAACCTTCAGAAAGCATGTATTACATGAAGTAATTCATAGCAAGAAGAGAAACGATGCCTCCAACATTAAAAAGTTGAACAACCCTTCAAAGAGCAGCTTGAATTCATGGCTTCTTTACATGCCTGTAGTTGG
Protein-coding sequences here:
- the LOC18613226 gene encoding magnesium transporter MRS2-2 isoform X2, whose amino-acid sequence is MAREVYLVPVETQVASLKKKTAVTTSWISIDAKGQGVILDVDKYAVMRRVQIHARDLRILDPMLSYPSTILGREKHIKAIITAEEVLLRDPFDDNVIPIVAELKRRLPQDNLTCQGQGEEEEHLGLRNDMDIGEENEFPFEFRALEVALEAICSFLDARTRELETDTYPALDELTSKISSRNLDRVRKLKSAMTRLTNRVQKVRDELEQLLDDDDDMADLYLSRKLAGASSPVSGSGAPNWYLASPTIGSKISRTSRASAVTVQEDNDVEELEMLLEAYFMQIESTLNKLTTLREYIDDTEDYINIQLDNHRNQLIQLELLLSSGTVCLSIYSLVAAIFGMNIPYTWKEGHGYMFKWVVMFAGILCASTFTSIISYARHKGLVGAA
- the LOC18613226 gene encoding magnesium transporter MRS2-2 isoform X1, with translation MAREVYLVPVETQVASLKKKTAVTTSWISIDAKGQGVILDVDKYAVMRRVQIHARDLRILDPMLSYPSTILGREKVIVLNLEHIKAIITAEEVLLRDPFDDNVIPIVAELKRRLPQDNLTCQGQGEEEEHLGLRNDMDIGEENEFPFEFRALEVALEAICSFLDARTRELETDTYPALDELTSKISSRNLDRVRKLKSAMTRLTNRVQKVRDELEQLLDDDDDMADLYLSRKLAGASSPVSGSGAPNWYLASPTIGSKISRTSRASAVTVQEDNDVEELEMLLEAYFMQIESTLNKLTTLREYIDDTEDYINIQLDNHRNQLIQLELLLSSGTVCLSIYSLVAAIFGMNIPYTWKEGHGYMFKWVVMFAGILCASTFTSIISYARHKGLVGAA